AAGTTGATTAAATGGACTTGCATCTCAATATTCAAAGGATATTCTTCTCagctttgtgtttttttttcttccacaGAGCAGATCAAACTCTTGGCGTTCAAAACAATATCATAATTTGCAGGTAGTTGTGAAAATAAAGTTGAAGTTTGATTATAGTACAAAActgaaaacaaaaataacaaaaaaaaaaatttctttccaTTTTGCAGGATATAAAAATAGAGAGACAATATGAACACTCTCCGGTCGTTTTGGAACAGTCCTATTGGTCCTAAAACTACTCATTTCTGGGGTCCTACCTTCAACTGGAGTCTTCCTATTGCGGTAACAATTTTTTATGTCTTCAGTAAAGTATTACTAAGATTTAGCCCTTGTCGTTTTGATTCGTctgtaaaaaaaacaattaaataattactttGTAATTGATTTTAGGCTGTAATGGATACTCAGAAACCACCTGAAAAGATATCTGGCAATATGACTACAGGTATATTCACATTAATAATGTTCATCGAATAACTGATCTATCTGAGTTGACTAGAACAATTGAATATGTATTTTTCATAGAACTCTAAAAAGAACATTAATTGGGGATGGATTCAGATCTTCTCTGTTTTTATGGTTGTAATAAAATTGTGCAGTAATGTGTCTTTATTCCGGAATATTCATGCGGTTTGCTTGGGTGGTGAATCCGCGGAACATACATCTTCTTATATGTCATATGTCTAATGAGACAGTACAATTGTATCAACTCTCAAGGTGGATCAGATCTCAAAGGTAAATTCAATACTTTACTCTCTTTTTTTACAATGAGTGATCCAGCATACCAGGAAGAGaatattatttttactatatTATCCTTATCACGTATTAGACCGACATTGATACTCTAAAATAAGGTTTCTGTTTTTTTAGTAATAATTTCCCATTATATTGGATCTTTGTGTATAACATGTGTTATGTGTATGGTGATGGTTTTAGATATAAATGGAAGATACATAAAtctgttttaatgttgctctTTTGTTTGATGTGAACAGTGACACTGAGCTGAAGAAAGAGAAAGCAGATGAGTAAAAACCATGTTCCAAATGTAGGCTATATAGTATGTCTTATGCAACTTGTCATTCATTGTTTACTCTTTTAGTTTAATGTGATTTGTGGGTTATATTAGTCACATTTGAGATGATACTCTCTTTAAGcgtctatgtttttttttttggaagtatTTCATCTGATCATGTGATTCAAAATTGCATATGGTTTAAATTTCTTGAAAAATGTAACATGATTTGAATGACATAAGACATTATTCGAATTATGTGATTCAATGATTCTTGATATGATTTGAATCCAATAAGTGGCCTACTTAAATGATGTGTTTTATTCATATTAATCAATCTTGTAAACATTTGAATCCCGTTATAAAAAAATGGTTAACTAGGTAATTTGATTTGAATGACATAAAATTTGATCTAAACTAACTAATACAATGCTGCAATTTATTATCTATCTTTTATTAGAAGATTGaccaaatttttattattatcctTTTCTAAAACAAATTTGCACTACAAATTAGATAAAATGGTAACTAATAAAATTATCCTACCATTTTTCTATTTTCCAATCAGTATTAGACATTTGGCACTACCAAAACTTCTACCATTCATTCTCACTTTTCTCTATTCTCTCTTACTTCATTATATCTTCACAATTTCCCTATTTTCTCTcttactttattttaaaatataacaattcaatattttttatcatatttttttatttattaccattaaaaatatattttatcaaatttaatAATACTGCATAATCATTCAAACAACTAACATTTTATCTTCCAGGTTACTATCAAATTATTacctttatttaaaaataaaattcttattttcaaatgtcaattttttttcttcatgtcacaagttttttattattatttaatacaattgagtttatatagtaattgtttattttacaattatgtaattttatttaaattaacatgtgtatctaaatacatcatttgtcaagtttatcattatattatgtataatcatattatttgttgtaatattttgatttcataattttttattgtaCTTCTACTTCTACTATCTATCCTTTACTAGAAAATTGACCAaactttattattgttatttccttaattaaaaaaaattgcattacAAATTGACAAAatggtaactaacaaaatcaccCTACCACTTTTCTATTTTCCAATGAGTACTGGACACTTACACAACCAAAATTTCTACCATTCATTCTCACATTTCTCTATTCTCTCCCTTACTTCACTATATCCCCTCTCTTTCcctattctctctcttactttattttaaaatgcaataaagaatattttttatcatattttttatttattatcattaaaaatgtattttatcaaattaaattatactACATAGTCATTCGAACAACTAACTTTTCATCTTCCAGATCACTATCAAATTATTacctttatttgaaaataaattcttattttcaattgtcaatttttttctttctctatgtcacaagttttttattattatttaatacaattgagtttatatactattatatttaattttttattttacaactATGTAATTCTATTTAAGTCAACATGTGTATCTAAATACGTCATTTGTCaagtttatcattatattttgtataatcatattatttgttgtaatattt
This region of Vicia villosa cultivar HV-30 ecotype Madison, WI unplaced genomic scaffold, Vvil1.0 ctg.002425F_1_1, whole genome shotgun sequence genomic DNA includes:
- the LOC131638795 gene encoding mitochondrial pyruvate carrier 1-like, producing MNTLRSFWNSPIGPKTTHFWGPTFNWSLPIAAVMDTQKPPEKISGNMTTVMCLYSGIFMRFAWVVNPRNIHLLICHMSNETVQLYQLSRWIRSQSDTELKKEKADE